CCGGGAGGATGCGGGTGTCGAGCTGGCGCAGGCCGACGGGGGCGGGTCCGCAGCCGCGCTGCGGGCAGGTCTGCCCCCAGCCGAGCAGCCGGGTCGCGGAGCCGGCCGGCGCGCTCGCCGCGATGGGCACGGGCGCCGACGTGGCGGGGGACGCCAGGCGCAGCAGGGCGACGTCGCCGCCGAGCGTCTGCCGGGAGGCGACGCGGCGGACCTCGCCGCCGGAGTCGTAGCGGGTGGCGCCGATCCTGACCTGGTACGGCGTCCCGCAGTGCGCGGCGGTCACGACCCAGCTCGCGGCGACGAGGGAGCCGCCGCAGTTGTGCCGGCCCGCGGAGCTCTGCAGCGACGCCATGAACGAGTAGGTCTCGGACGCGGGCACCCCGCCCACGATCTTCGTGGTGGGCCGCTCGGCGGGCGGCGGGGTGGGGGCCGCGTGGGCCGGGAGCGTTCCGGCCGGCGCGAGGAGGGCGGCCGGGAGCACGGCCAGGAGTCTTCGCTTCCTCATCGGCGGGGGGTCCTTTCACACGAGCGGGGGGGCGTGCCGACCGCAGGGCCCTGACGGTCACCCGTCCGGCGGCGCGGGAGCTGTGCGGCGTCGGACCGGTGCACT
The sequence above is drawn from the Actinomadura hallensis genome and encodes:
- a CDS encoding S1 family peptidase → MRKRRLLAVLPAALLAPAGTLPAHAAPTPPPAERPTTKIVGGVPASETYSFMASLQSSAGRHNCGGSLVAASWVVTAAHCGTPYQVRIGATRYDSGGEVRRVASRQTLGGDVALLRLASPATSAPVPIAASAPAGSATRLLGWGQTCPQRGCGPAPVGLRQLDTRILPDAQCPGIASNELCIEGGGGRGACYGDSGGPALTGSSGRWRLVGATSRGTASTCATSPAIYGDVTAYRTRIQQIIGGAALG